The window CTCTTAAACAATGTTCCCACCCCTCCCGCATAAAGAAGACTTTGATTTTGAGGATGAATCAGAATAGCCCGGATATCGGTCGTCGTCAATCCCTGGTTGATCGTCGACCAGGCGGCTCCTCCATCGGTGCTTTTGAAGATCCCGCCGGTCGCGCTGGTCGCATAGAGGATCCGGAAATCGCCTGGATCGATCATAATCGATGTCACCGATTCCATGGACGGAGCGCCGATGGAAACCCAGCCGCCCGTTCCATCGGCGCTCCCCTGATAGATCCCCTCCGGCGTCCCGGCGTAGAGAATACCCCTCGGCCCGTCGAGAGTCAAACTCAGAATCCCCAACCCGGTCAGACCGGTGTTATTTAAAACCCAGTGATCGCCGCCGTCGACGCTGCGATACACCCCTCCCCGCGTTCCCGCATAAAGGGTCGGCACACTGGTGTGCGGCACGGTCGGGTCGATCAACAGGGCGGAGAGATCGAGGCCGTCTCCGGTCCCAAGACCGGTATTGCTTGCCTTGCGAAACTCACCGGCCGGCCCGCTGGAAAAGACCCCTCCCCCGCCGGTTCCGACATAAAGGGCGGTCATCCGCGTGGGGGTGGCCGACACTTCCGGAGAAGGAGCCGTCGGATTCCCGTTTTGCGTTACAACATAGTAATAGGGGGTCCCGTTGGAGATATTGATCGTATCGGTAAAGGAGGTCCCGGTGATCCCATCTTCGATCAGATTCAACGGATCTGTGACATCAACGCCTGCGACTACATCACGATAGACGCGATATGTCCCTGCGCCGGAGACGGTTCCCCACCGAATCGTATTCTGGCCGTCTCCCGCCGTCACCTTGGTTGCGCTGGGGGGAGGATTCTGGCCGGTCACGTTTTCCGGAACGGCTGAAACCATCGCCGAGGGGGTCGTTTCTTCCCCGCTCACAACGGCGGTCACAACATAATAGTAGGGGATTCCATTCGTCAGACCGGTATGGACATAACTGAGCGCCACCGGATCGGATCGATCGATCAGCGTCCATGTTCCGTCAAATGAAGGAGGGGTCGTGCAGCCGGGACAGTCCCGGAAGTAGAGCTTGTAAGCGGCGGCATTGGGAACCGCATTCCAGCTCAATGAATTGCTCGCATTTCCGGCGCTGACGTCGATGCCGCTCGGCGGAGCATAGGGATGGAAGGCGACCGCGTAGGCGGTGTTCTGGGCCAGACCCGATCCGATGATCTGCCAGGAAGCGCCGCCGTCCTCGGTCTTGAAGAGCTCTCCCCCCGCCAAAGCGGCGTAAATCTTCAGCGGATTGATCGGATCGACGATCAGGGAGCGGACCGGCTGTCCCGGAAGGCCCCGGTTGGCGGCGCTCCAGGTGGCGCCGCCGTCGGTCGTTTTATAGACGCTGACCGTGGAGCTGGCGGCATAAATGACGTTTGAATTGGTCGGATCGGCCGCCAAGGCGTAGAAAATCCCCTTGGATAAGTCGCTTGTGTCGCTCCAACCGGTCGGTTCCGGCGACTCGCGCGGGCCGGTGTTTCGGGGATCGTTGCTGCAACCTGCCAAGAGCGCGAAAAGAAAGAGGGAAAAAATACCGCTCTGCCATCCTTTTTTCATCATTATCCCTGGAAATACTCATCAAAAGGATAGTCGAAGAGTCCAGTACTGTCAACGCGTTCGGCCTCGACTTGACTTGCCTCCCTCCTTTCCTTAGAATGAAGCAACATTTCTGGAGCTTGGCGGATGAAACGAGAAAAATCGGCGGCCCTCTTTCAAGAGGCGGAGAAGCGGATTCCGGGCGGGGTCAACTCCCCGGTTCGGGCCTTCAAATCGGTCGGCGGAAACCCCCTCTTTATTAAAAAAGCGAAAGGAAGCAAGATCGTCGATGCGGACGGAAACCGTTTCATCGACTATGTCCTTTCATGGGGACCGATGATCGTCGGCCACGCCCATCCGAAAGTCGTGGAGGCGATCAAAAAAGCGGCCGAAAACGGGACCAGCTTCGGCGCCCCGACGGCCTTGGAAATCGATCTCGCCAAATCGGTCCAGGCCAACTTCCCGCTGATGGAGCGGGTCCGCTTCGTCAACTCCGGCACCGAGGCGACGATGAGCGCCATCCGCCTGGCGCGCGCCTTCACCCGGCGGAACAAGATCATCAAGTTCGAAGGCTGCTACCACGGCCACGCCGACTCCCTTCTCGTAAAAGCCGGATCGGGCGCGACCACCCTCGGCATTCCCGATTCTCCCGGCGTTCACCCCGACCTCGCGCGCGACACGATCACCCTTCCCTTCAATAATTTAAAGTTGCTCCAGAAGACCTTGGAACAGGAAGGAAACCAGATCGCCTGCGTGATCGTGGAGCCGGTCCCGGGGAATATGGGAACGATTGTTCCGGAAGACGGTTATCTCCCCGGATTACGGGAGCTGACGCGGCCGTTCGGGACCGTGCTGATCTTCGATGAGGTGATGTCCGGCTTTCGGATCGCCCCCGGCGGTGCGCAGGAGCGTTATGGAATCCGTCCCGATCTGACCTGCTTGGGAAAGATCATCGGCGGGGGACTTCCGGTCGGCGCGTACGGCGGAAAGCGCGAAATCATGGAGATGGTCGCGCCGGTCGGTCCGGTGTATCAGGCCGGAACCCTTTCCGGCAATCCGATCGCCATGGCCGCGGGGCTGGCCACCCTTTCTCTGTTGAAGGATTTGAGCGTGTATGAAAAACTCGAACGCCGCGCCGCCGATCTGGCCGAGGGGCTCGCCGACGCCGCGCGGAAAGCCAAGATCTCCGTTCAAATCAACCGGGTCGCCTCCCAGATGACCCTTTTCTTCAACAGCAACAAGGTCGCCGACTACACGACCGCCCTCCAGTCGGACCGGGACCGCTTCTCGAAGTTCTTCCTCGCCCTTCTGGAACAGGGGGTTTATCTCCCCCCTTCCCAATTCGAGGCCTTCTTCCTCTCGACGGCCCACAGTCCATCCGATATTGAGCAGACCGTCGCGGCGGCCTACCGGGCGTTCAAAAAGCTCTAATGACGACGCAGCCCCGCCCGTCTCCCCCTCCGTTTGACCGCGAACAATTTCTGACGCGGAGCAATCAGGCGCTTCACCGAATCGAACGAAACGGGCTGATCATTCTGGCGGTGATCGGATTGGTGACCCTTCTTTTCTTCGGCGCGTTCGGGGCGTCGATGATGATCGGCGGGGTTCTGGGGATGTTTAACTTTCGAAGCCTCCACCGGATGTTCCAGCGAAGACTGATCGATCCCTCCCGCCGGCATAAAGAACAGCTGGTCTACAGCGGAAAGGTCTTCTTGATTGTCGGTCTTTTCTTTTACATCATCCAGTGGAAGGAGATCAGCGTCGCCGGCATCCTCATCGGCTTTTTTTTAATCACCAGCTCGGTCTATCTGGAGACCCTCCGAAAATAAAATCGGGTCCCTTACACTTTTTTGAAGAACGCCGTCACCAGATCGATCGGGATCGGAAAGATGATCGTCGAGGTTTTGTCGCTGGAGAGCTCGATCAATGACTGCAGGTAGCGCAGCTGCAGCGTCGCCGGCTCCGAGCTGATGATCCGGGCCGCGTCGGCCAGCCTCTGCGCCGCCTCGAATTCCCCTTCGGCATGGATGACCTTCGCCCGCCGCTCCCGCTCCGCCTCGGCCTGGCGCGCGATCGCGCGGAGCATCTCTCCCGGAAGATCGACGTTCTTCACCTCCACCGCCGTCACTTTGACCCCCCACGGCTCGGTCTGATCGTCGATGATCCGCTGCAGCTGCGCGTTGATCTCCTCCCGCTTGGAAAGGAGGTCGTCCAGCTGGCTCTGGCCTAACACGCTCCGAAGCGTCGTCTGGGCGATTTGGGAGGTGGCGTAGAGAAAATTCTCCACCTCCAGGATCGCCTTCGGCGCATCGACCACGCGAAAATAGATCACGGCGTTCACCTTCACAGAGACGTTGTCCCGCGTGATGATATCCTGCGCCGGAACGTCCATCGTGACCGTTCGCAGGCTGACCCGCTCCATCTTGTCCAGGATCGGGATCAAGATGATCAGCCCCGGCCCATTCCCTCCGTAGAGGGCGCCGTCCTTCGAATACCGTCCCAGGCGAAAGACGACCGCCCGTTCGTACTCCTTCAAAATCCGCAAACCATTGGCCAGGATGAAAAATAGAAGCAACAACAGGGCAACAACCGGAAACGTCAATGGCATCTCATCCTCCTTATTTTTTGATCTTCCGCACGCGCAGCTTCAACCCGGTCACCTTCGTCACCTCCACCTCTTCGCCCTTCGCGACCGGCTCGTCGCTCTCCGCCTGCCAGATCTCCCCGTGGATGCGAACCATCCCGCGCGGCGCGAGATCGGCGATTGCCACGCCGATTTCTCCGACCATCCCCTCTTTTCCGGTCACCGTGCTGCCGCGCTGCGCGCGCCAAGCGGCTCGAATAAAGACGAGGGAGACCAGAAGAACCATCGCCATGGTCGATAAAATCACCGCCGGCGAAATGCGAAGGGCGGGAAGATCGGTATCCATGAGCATCAGCGAGCCGAAGAGAAAAGCGGCGATTCCCCCCAGCCCCAGAATGCCGAAACTGGGGACCAGCGCCTCGGCGATAAAAAGGCCCACCGCAAGCAAAATCAGAAGTAGCCCGGCATAATTGATCGGCAAGGTCTGGAAGGAATAAAAGGCGAGGATCAACGAAATCGCCCCGACCACGCCGGGAAAGATCGCCCCCGGGCTGTAGAGCTCCGCAATCAGGCCGGTAATGCCGACCAGCATCAAGATGTAGGCGACATTCGGATCGGAGATCGCCTTCAAGATTCGAAGCCGCAGGCTGATCGGGTTTTTGACCACCTCGGCGTTTTCCGTCGAGAGAACCTGTTTTCCTGCGGCGGTCGTCACCGTCCGGCCGTCGATTTTTTTGATCACTTCTTCAAGATCATCTGCGACGAGATCGACGACGTTCAATTTCACCGCTTCTTGCTCGGTGATGGAGACCGATTCCCGGACCGCTTTTTCGGCCCACTCCGGGTTCCGGCCCCGCCGCTCCGCCAGCGATCGGATATAGGCGGCGGCGTCATTCGTGATCTTCTTCTTCATCTCCTCATCCATCTCTCCCCCGCCCATCGCCACCGGGTGGGCCGCGCCGATATTGGTGCCGGGGGCCATCGCCGCGACATGCGCCGCGAGGGTGATGAAGACCCCCGCCGATCCGGCCCGCCCGCCGCTGGGGGCGACATAAACGACGATGGGAACCTCCGAAGCGATCATCGCTTTGATGATATCCCGCATTGAGGTATCGAGCCCGCCGGGAGTATCGAGCTGGATGATCAGCGCTTCGGCGCCGGCCTGCTCGGCCTGCGTGATCGCCGTCGTGAAGAGCTCGGACGACACCGGATTGATGATTCCGTCATAGGTAACGACATGAATCGGCTTCGCCTCGGAAATCAGAGGGAAAGAAGAAATAAAAAAAACCGATAGAAAAAGAGAAAAAAGGGATTTACGTAAAGGCCGCATGGGATAAATCTTAGCCCTTTGCCGGAGGGGAGTCAAGAAAGGGGAATGGGATGAGGGTGGTAGGGGCGAGGCGGCGCCTCGCCCTGGGTAACCGGCGGATCGTCCCTACATGAGGGGAAAAGCGGCGCGGGGGAGGAGACCCCCACGCGCGATTATCCTTCTGTTTCGACCGCTTCCGACTTGATGACCTCGACCTTGACCTGGGCGGTCACGTCGTGATGGACCTTGACGGGAACCATGAAGGTCCCGATCTCCTTGATCGGCTTCTCAAGCTGGATCCTTCGTTTGTCGATCTCAAAACCCTGAGCCGCAATGGCGTCGGCGATATCCTTGGAGGTGACCGACCCGAAGAGCTTTCCCTCCTCGCCGACCTGGACCGGAATGGAAACGGAAACGGCGCTGATTTTCTTCGCCTCTTCCTCCGCCGCCGTCTTTTCTTTCTTGATCCGGTCGGCGATCACTCTCTTTTCGTGCTCGAGCGATTTGATGTTCTTCGTCGTGGCCAGCGCCGCCATATTTCTCGGAAGGAGAAAATTTCGGGCATAACCGTCCGCCACGTTCACGAGGTCGCCCATCCGCCCCAATTTATCGACATCTTCTCTTAAAATCACCTTCATAAAGCGCTTCTCCCTTCGCCGGATAGATTGCAAGACGAGGCCCGGCGGGGTGCCGGGCCGAATTTCGCTATTTTATTGGAGCGCGGCCGTCTTGTCAACGTCTATATCGATCCGCCTCAGATCCTCCTTGGCGACATCATAGAGGGTCCACCCCTTCTGATTGAGGGTCATCACGATCTGCCGCTTCCGAAGGCTCTGTTCGATATCAATGGAGGAAGGGGGCTCATTAAAACCGTTATGGAAGTGATAGAGGCCGACCACGCGCTCCCCGAAGGGAATTTTCCCAAGCGCCTCCTTGAATTGATAAGGGGAGAGGAGATAGCGCGACTCGGAAAGGGCCTCGAAGGTATCGATGAAGTTGTCGATGAGGCTCTGCTTGATCGGACCGCTCAGCCGTTCACTTTTCAGAGCGGAGACCAGATCGCTCCTCCATTTCTGCTGCACCCCGACCTTTTCGAACACCTCCTGGGCCTCTTTATCATCGAGGAATGCGATGAACTGCGACACCGAATCCCCTTTTTCTCGAAGCCGGCCGAGATAAATTTCATTCAGAGAGGTGATCTCATAAAGACGGATCGACGGATTTCCCTGCCGGTACGAGAGGGTCAAGATTCCTCCGAGCTCGCTTTGGCGATGACGGCGGGAGGCCGCCAAGCGATCGTAAATCTCTTGACCGATCTCCGGAGATTCGAGCGCCACCCTCAGATCGCGGTGGGAAACCTGGTTTAAGTCGAACCGGTAAAGATGATGGTCGGCGATCTCATAAAAATGCCCCATCAATGTGTAAGGAAATTCGTGGGTCGCGATTTTGTAGAAGATCGGAATCCCTTGGACGAAGGTCCTGTTTCCCTTGTAAAGCCGCTCCAGCGGCGGCTCGGCCGGGTAAATGAACTGGGTCGAAAGTTGAAGGTAGCAGATCAGAAGGGGGATCAACCAATAGTCGTTCAGTTTTCGGCGGAGCCGATTCGGGAAGGTCCGGCTTCGCCGCTCCCAACCGGACGGGTCTGGGAAGGTTGCGGCATTGTCAGTCATGAGACTTTCCTTTCACGCTTGGCATCGATCGATACGTGGTTGGATCTGAGAGGCCGGCGGCCCGGAAAGCCCGCATCCGCTCCGCGCACTTGTTGCAGTTTCCGCAATGGGCCCTCCCCTTCGGCGCGATGCAGGAGAAGGTGAGGAAGAGGGGAAGAGCGCGCCCGCGCTCCAGCACCTCGCGTTTGGAGAGCTGCGCATAGGGGGTGACCACCGTGAGGGGGGCCCGGAGACCTTCCGACAGGGCGGTCTCCATCGTCCTGAAAAAAAGGGGGGTGCTGTCGGGGAAAGGATTCCCCTTCAGAATGCCCGACGCGATGAAGGCGATCCCTTGCAGCGCCGCGTACACCGCCGCTTTCGAGAGAAGAATGATATTTCTTCCCGGAAGGTAGACAGCCGCATCCTCCGATTCAAAGGACGGGATTTTCTTTCCGGTCAGGCTCCAATGATCGGGGTAGATATCCCGAAGCGGCAGGTCGACGATCTTAAGGGGGGCGATGGTCTTGAAGGCGATTCTTTTGAGGTAACGGCGGAGCCAGTGAAGCTCGGCCTTCTCCCAGGCAAATCCGTTCCGGATATAGAAGGGGACCACCGCCGTAAACTGAGCCGACAACTCCGACACCAGCACCGCGCTGTCGATCCCGCCGCTGACTAAAGCAAGCACCTTTTCTTCTCTGCCTCTTCCCTTCCGACCTTTCATACCAGCCTGGACTTCCGAGATAGGAGCCGATTCTAACAAAGTGCTT of the Candidatus Manganitrophus noduliformans genome contains:
- the hemL gene encoding glutamate-1-semialdehyde 2,1-aminomutase, translated to MKREKSAALFQEAEKRIPGGVNSPVRAFKSVGGNPLFIKKAKGSKIVDADGNRFIDYVLSWGPMIVGHAHPKVVEAIKKAAENGTSFGAPTALEIDLAKSVQANFPLMERVRFVNSGTEATMSAIRLARAFTRRNKIIKFEGCYHGHADSLLVKAGSGATTLGIPDSPGVHPDLARDTITLPFNNLKLLQKTLEQEGNQIACVIVEPVPGNMGTIVPEDGYLPGLRELTRPFGTVLIFDEVMSGFRIAPGGAQERYGIRPDLTCLGKIIGGGLPVGAYGGKREIMEMVAPVGPVYQAGTLSGNPIAMAAGLATLSLLKDLSVYEKLERRAADLAEGLADAARKAKISVQINRVASQMTLFFNSNKVADYTTALQSDRDRFSKFFLALLEQGVYLPPSQFEAFFLSTAHSPSDIEQTVAAAYRAFKKL
- a CDS encoding ATP synthase subunit I gives rise to the protein MTTQPRPSPPPFDREQFLTRSNQALHRIERNGLIILAVIGLVTLLFFGAFGASMMIGGVLGMFNFRSLHRMFQRRLIDPSRRHKEQLVYSGKVFLIVGLFFYIIQWKEISVAGILIGFFLITSSVYLETLRK
- a CDS encoding slipin family protein; this encodes MPLTFPVVALLLLLFFILANGLRILKEYERAVVFRLGRYSKDGALYGGNGPGLIILIPILDKMERVSLRTVTMDVPAQDIITRDNVSVKVNAVIYFRVVDAPKAILEVENFLYATSQIAQTTLRSVLGQSQLDDLLSKREEINAQLQRIIDDQTEPWGVKVTAVEVKNVDLPGEMLRAIARQAEAERERRAKVIHAEGEFEAAQRLADAARIISSEPATLQLRYLQSLIELSSDKTSTIIFPIPIDLVTAFFKKV
- a CDS encoding NfeD family protein, yielding MRPLRKSLFSLFLSVFFISSFPLISEAKPIHVVTYDGIINPVSSELFTTAITQAEQAGAEALIIQLDTPGGLDTSMRDIIKAMIASEVPIVVYVAPSGGRAGSAGVFITLAAHVAAMAPGTNIGAAHPVAMGGGEMDEEMKKKITNDAAAYIRSLAERRGRNPEWAEKAVRESVSITEQEAVKLNVVDLVADDLEEVIKKIDGRTVTTAAGKQVLSTENAEVVKNPISLRLRILKAISDPNVAYILMLVGITGLIAELYSPGAIFPGVVGAISLILAFYSFQTLPINYAGLLLILLAVGLFIAEALVPSFGILGLGGIAAFLFGSLMLMDTDLPALRISPAVILSTMAMVLLVSLVFIRAAWRAQRGSTVTGKEGMVGEIGVAIADLAPRGMVRIHGEIWQAESDEPVAKGEEVEVTKVTGLKLRVRKIKK
- the rplI gene encoding 50S ribosomal protein L9, with the protein product MKVILREDVDKLGRMGDLVNVADGYARNFLLPRNMAALATTKNIKSLEHEKRVIADRIKKEKTAAEEEAKKISAVSVSIPVQVGEEGKLFGSVTSKDIADAIAAQGFEIDKRRIQLEKPIKEIGTFMVPVKVHHDVTAQVKVEVIKSEAVETEG
- a CDS encoding 7-cyano-7-deazaguanine synthase gives rise to the protein MLALVSGGIDSAVLVSELSAQFTAVVPFYIRNGFAWEKAELHWLRRYLKRIAFKTIAPLKIVDLPLRDIYPDHWSLTGKKIPSFESEDAAVYLPGRNIILLSKAAVYAALQGIAFIASGILKGNPFPDSTPLFFRTMETALSEGLRAPLTVVTPYAQLSKREVLERGRALPLFLTFSCIAPKGRAHCGNCNKCAERMRAFRAAGLSDPTTYRSMPSVKGKSHD